The DNA region GGGGTGCCAATCGATCTCGTGCTCGCCCGCGACGTGCTGCACGACGTTTACTCGAACGCGCAGAAACACATCGGCATTCCGCAGATACAAAAGGCGGTGACCGAGTATTTCGGGCTGAAACCGAACGACCTCAAATCGAAAAACCGGAGCCGCAACATGACGGTGCCGCGGCAGATAGCCATGTATCTCTGCCGCGAGGTTACCGACGAATCCTTGCCGCAAATTGGCAAGGTTTTTGGGGGGCGCGATCACAGCACAGTTATCCACGCCCACCAGAAAATAAAGAAGGAAGTTGAGACTAACACCAAGATTTGCAGCGACATAACCGCTGTAAAAAAAATGCTGGAATTGTGAATAACGCTTTAATGGAGATGGGGATAAACTGTGCAAAAGATTTTTAGGCCATTAGCTGTTGATACCCCGGTACATTTCTCGACAGGTTATCAAAAAGCTTCGTTATTGAATAACCTTGCCGAATACGGCTTATCCACGGAATCCACAGGCTCTACTACTGCTACAAATTCTATTTAAATATTATGGAAACAGTAAATAACAAATACGGCGCCGAACAGATAAAGATTCTGGAAGGCCTGGAAGCGGTACGTAAACGTCCCGCCATGTATATCGGCGATGTAAGCGAAAGGGGCCTGCACCACCTCGTATACGAAGTTGTCGATAACGCCATCGATGAAGCGATGGGGGGACATTGCAAAAACATCAATGTCGTCATCCATTCCGACGAATCGATTTCCGTGGAAGACGATGGCCGCGGCATCCCGGTTGAAATACATCCCGACCGGGGGGTATCGACCGCCGAAGTGGTGTTGACCGTATTGCACGCCGGAGGCAAGTTCGAAGGCGACGGCTACAAAATATCCGGCGGCCTGCATGGCGTCGGCGTTTCCGTGGTGAACGCGCTTGCCGCGTTTTTGGAATTGGAGATACGCCGCGACGGAGCCGTATGGACCCAACGGTACGAAAAAGGCGATCCAAAGGCTCCCCTGAAAAAAATCGGCGAGGCCACCGGCCACGGCACGAAAGTCCGCTTCAAGCCGGATGAAACCATTTTCGAAAAAACGATATTCAACTTTGATTATCTCTCGCTCCGGCTGCGTGAGCTGGCCTTCCTCAACAGCGGCATCCGCATCAAGATCGTCGACGAGCGTACCGACAAGGAACACGAGTTTTATTACGAGGGGGGAATCGTCTCCTTCGTGAAATACATCAACCGCACGAAAACCACCATATTCCCCGACCCGATTTACATGAAGCGGGAAAAGGGCACCACCACCATCGAATTTTCCATGATTTATAACGATGGCTACAAAGAAGACGTTTTTTCCTACGTGAACAACATCAATACGCCGGAGGGGGGGACGCACCTCACCGGTTTCCGCGCGGCGCTCACCCGCAGCATCAACCAATACGCCACCGCCAGCAAGCTGCTGAAAAAGGACCAGACCATCACCGGCGACGACGTGCGCGAAGGGCTTTGCGCCGTCATAAGCGTGAAGATGATGAATCCGCAGTTCGAGGGGCAAACCAAGTCGAAGCTGGGCAACAGCGAGATCAAGGGGATCACCGAATCGGTGGTGAAAGAAACCCTCGACACGTTTTTCGAGGAAAACCCGCAGACCGCCAAGATGATCATCCAAAAATCGATGATCGCCTCCGACGCGCGCGAAGCGGCCAAGCGGGCGCGCGACCTCACCCGCCGCAAGGGGGTGCTGGAATTTTCATCCCTTCCCGGCAAACTGGCCGACTGCCAGGAAAAAGACCCGAAACTGTGCGAACTCTACATCGTGGAAGGGGATTCCGCCGGCGGTTCCGCCAAGCAGGGGCGCGAGCGCCGCTACCAGGCGATTCTGCCGTTGAAGGGCAAAATCCTCAACGTCGAAAAGGCGCGCTTCGACAAGATGCTGGCATCGCAGGAAATCCGCACGCTCATCACGGCCATCGGCGGTGGCGCGGGCGCGGAGGATTTCGACATCAACAAAATCCGCTATCACAAGATCATCCTGATGACCGACGCCGATGTGGACGGCAGCCACATCCGGACGCTGCTGCTCACTTTCTTTTACCGCCACATGGAAGATGTCATCAAGCGCGGCTACCTCTTCATCGCGCAGCCCCCGCTTTTCAAGATCGCCAAGGGGAAGAGCGAGCGGTACATCAAGGACGAAAAGGAGCTCAACACCCATCTGCTGAAAGAGGCGACCGCCTCCCTCTCGGTGACGTTGGCCGGCGGCAAAAAACTGGCGGGCGACGAATTGCTAAGCAAGGTGAACCTGATGTCCGATTACCTGGGGCAGGTGGACCGGCTGGTCGGCAAGGGGCATCCTGAAGAGTTGTTGCGCGCATTGCACCGCGCCGGGGTGAACAACAAGGAGTTTTTCACCAAACAGGAAAACCTGGATAAGGTGATGCGCGGCTGCGAAGGAACCAGCCCGAAAAACCGCATTGTGCCGCACGTCGAGCACGGCGGCTTTGCCTTCGATTGGTTCAATCCCAAAACCGGCGTTCACAGCCTCATCAACTGGGATGTGATCACCACCGCCGAATACCAGAAGGGGCTGGAACTGAAAAATAAAATCAAGGATGCGCTCACCCCCCCGTTCACCATCGAGGAGAAAGGGAAAGAGCCGCAGGAATGCACCGATATCCGCGCGCTGGTCGACCGGATTCTGGCCGCCGCGCGCGATGGAATGTACGTCCAGCGCTATAAGGGGCTGGGTGAAATGAATCCCGAACAGCTCTGGGAGACCACGATGGATCCCGCCAAGCGCACCCTGCTGCAGGTGCAGGTGGAAGACGCCGTGGAGGCGAACGACATCTTCAGCCTGCTGATGGGGGAATTGGTGGAGCCGCGCCGCGACTTTATCTACCGCCACGCGCTGGAAGTCCGCAATCTCGACGTGTAAAGGGCGGATTGGCAGCCGCTTGAATTTATCGATGTCGACATATTCCCTGAATGGCGTTGCCATGCGTTCGCCTAAAACTTCATCCGCTTGAAGAGGCGTTCGGGGAGGTGGATGAAAATCCACATGATGAATTTCCAATAGGCGGGCGTGTATAAAACGTCCCCCCCCTTTTGCTGGGCGCGGAAAATATCGCGCGCCACTTTTTCCGGGCTGGATATAAGCCAGCGGGGAAAAGAAATTCCGGCGGTCATCTTGGTCGCCACGAATCCGGGCTTCACGGTGAGCACGCGCACGCCGCTGGATGCAAGCCGGTTGCGCAGGCCGGAGAGATACGCGGAGAACGCCGCTTTTGCCGCGCTGTAAAAGTAGTGCCTGTGAAAACCCCTCTGCCCCATCACCGAACCGACGCCGACGATGAAGCCGGATTTTTCTTTCTCGTAGCAGTCGGCGGCGATATTGAGAATGGAAACGGGGCCGACAAAATTGATCTGGATGATTTTGGAAACTTCTTCCATATCGCCTGTTGCAAGCTGGTGATCGCCAAGGTAGCCGCCGATGCAGATGACAATCGACGGCCGCGGATCGAGACGGTGAAAGAATTTTTCGTGGCCGTTGAAATAGAGAAGATCAAAGGAGAGAGCCTTCGCCTCGATGCCGTAGAGGGATTTAAGGCGGGCGCAATCTTCGGCCAAGAGGGCGGGCTGCGGATCGGCAAGGTAGAGATTGTAACCGGCGGCGGCGTACTCACGCGCGAGAGGGCGGGCGATATCGGACATCGCGCCGAGGATCAAGACGTAGCCTTTCATGCTTTGCTATCCCTCAAATAGGGGAAAAAGGGGCACAAAAGCCCCAAAAATAAGCAATTAAAACAAAGAGTTGTAAACTGAAATTTGGCCGCAAGCATTGCCGCAATTCCTGCAAATGCTCCAAACGGCTATATTCGCTCCAAGTGCTCCAAAATCCGGTCTAAATCGTCCTGATTGTAGTACTCGAACGTGAGGGTGCCGCCCCCTTTCCGGTTCGGTTTCAACGTGACCTTGGTGGAGAGCTTTTTCTGGAGCGAGTCGATGAACGAGCGGACGTTCGGATCCAGCTCAATCTTCGTTTTTGCGGCGGCCGATCTTTTTTTCGCGGTTTTTGATTCCACGTCGCGCACGTTGAGGCCGAGCTGGAGTATCTGCGTCCGCATCTCCATCATGGCGGCTTCGGTATCGCACGCCAGCAGCGCGCGGGCGTGCCCCATCGTCAGGCGGCCGGTTTCGATATCGGCTTGGATGTCGCGCGGCAGGTTGAGCAGCCGCAGGGTGTTCGCCACGGTCGGGCGCTGTTTGCCGACTTTTTTCGCCACCATCTCCTGCGTGAGCTTGAATTCGTCCATCAGCATCTTGTAGGCCTTCGCCTCTTCGATGGGGTTGAGCTCTTCCCGCTGGATGTTTTCGACGATGGCCATTTCCAGCGCTTCCGCGTTCTGCACCGACTTGATGATGGCCGGTATCGCGGCCATGCCGAGCATTTTAGCCGCGCGGAACCGGCGTTCGCCCGCTATCAGCTCGTACCCGTTATCCACTTTGTGTACGATGACCGGCTGGATGAGGCCGTTCTCCTTGATGGAAGCG from Nitrospinota bacterium includes:
- a CDS encoding SDR family NAD(P)-dependent oxidoreductase — encoded protein: MKGYVLILGAMSDIARPLAREYAAAGYNLYLADPQPALLAEDCARLKSLYGIEAKALSFDLLYFNGHEKFFHRLDPRPSIVICIGGYLGDHQLATGDMEEVSKIIQINFVGPVSILNIAADCYEKEKSGFIVGVGSVMGQRGFHRHYFYSAAKAAFSAYLSGLRNRLASSGVRVLTVKPGFVATKMTAGISFPRWLISSPEKVARDIFRAQQKGGDVLYTPAYWKFIMWIFIHLPERLFKRMKF
- a CDS encoding ParB/RepB/Spo0J family partition protein; the encoded protein is MIHRKALGKGLSALLPDQGKMNAPRVSEIPLADIVANRYQPRLSFKDEALKELAASIKENGLIQPVIVHKVDNGYELIAGERRFRAAKMLGMAAIPAIIKSVQNAEALEMAIVENIQREELNPIEEAKAYKMLMDEFKLTQEMVAKKVGKQRPTVANTLRLLNLPRDIQADIETGRLTMGHARALLACDTEAAMMEMRTQILQLGLNVRDVESKTAKKRSAAAKTKIELDPNVRSFIDSLQKKLSTKVTLKPNRKGGGTLTFEYYNQDDLDRILEHLERI
- the gyrB gene encoding DNA topoisomerase (ATP-hydrolyzing) subunit B — translated: METVNNKYGAEQIKILEGLEAVRKRPAMYIGDVSERGLHHLVYEVVDNAIDEAMGGHCKNINVVIHSDESISVEDDGRGIPVEIHPDRGVSTAEVVLTVLHAGGKFEGDGYKISGGLHGVGVSVVNALAAFLELEIRRDGAVWTQRYEKGDPKAPLKKIGEATGHGTKVRFKPDETIFEKTIFNFDYLSLRLRELAFLNSGIRIKIVDERTDKEHEFYYEGGIVSFVKYINRTKTTIFPDPIYMKREKGTTTIEFSMIYNDGYKEDVFSYVNNINTPEGGTHLTGFRAALTRSINQYATASKLLKKDQTITGDDVREGLCAVISVKMMNPQFEGQTKSKLGNSEIKGITESVVKETLDTFFEENPQTAKMIIQKSMIASDAREAAKRARDLTRRKGVLEFSSLPGKLADCQEKDPKLCELYIVEGDSAGGSAKQGRERRYQAILPLKGKILNVEKARFDKMLASQEIRTLITAIGGGAGAEDFDINKIRYHKIILMTDADVDGSHIRTLLLTFFYRHMEDVIKRGYLFIAQPPLFKIAKGKSERYIKDEKELNTHLLKEATASLSVTLAGGKKLAGDELLSKVNLMSDYLGQVDRLVGKGHPEELLRALHRAGVNNKEFFTKQENLDKVMRGCEGTSPKNRIVPHVEHGGFAFDWFNPKTGVHSLINWDVITTAEYQKGLELKNKIKDALTPPFTIEEKGKEPQECTDIRALVDRILAAARDGMYVQRYKGLGEMNPEQLWETTMDPAKRTLLQVQVEDAVEANDIFSLLMGELVEPRRDFIYRHALEVRNLDV